From the Acidicapsa ligni genome, one window contains:
- a CDS encoding S9 family peptidase, with the protein MPEFTLSRFVYRGLLAFGLVAALLPLNIFADTPAKRTISLDDLARIARVGSPVISPDGTLLLYSVSRIDTKEDKGHSELWMVRWDGSNAVQLTFGKDSASRPAFSPDGKYISFLSSRAGKAKGTQVWVLNRMGGEADQFTGITEQELHDYAWSPDSKHLLLTLEPKSEPDGEEGKPTPPKPIVIDRYHFKQDIEGYLGNDQREALYLYDLSTKKFEKLTTDKNVEEGKAIWSPNGAWIAYVSNHDEDPDRSDNSDVFVVATKSGSTAKKLTNWIGPDGGRLAWSPDSKSIAYTQGAKPELGAYSQARPALVTVDGAVSYPAAKLDRSVSQPCFLTDGKLLYLVNDDRSEYPAEVELAGDGVHRLLSESGTTTSLECVAGHIAVGHTDDTHFGEIYALEGNSLRQLSRQNDALQAELTLVPTEDFTSKSKDGTEVHGLLTRPVGYKAGQKVPTILFIHGGPNGQDDHSFAFERQWFAAHGYAEINVNYRGSSGRGQDYAKAIFADWGHLEVIDLLGAVDEVVKMGVADPAKLGIGGWSYGGILTDYTTASDDRFKAAISGAGSAAPLSFYGSDEYVLQYDNELGVPWKARDLYLKLSYPLLEADKRMHTPTLYMGGINDFNVPIIGGEQMYQALKSLHVPTELIVYPGQFHGFTRPSFIKDRYERWLAWYDHYVAGKDTPASPIAKPAPKPTPETPAK; encoded by the coding sequence ATGCCTGAATTTACGTTGTCTCGATTCGTCTACCGCGGCCTGCTGGCTTTCGGATTGGTTGCTGCGTTGCTTCCCTTGAATATCTTTGCTGACACACCGGCCAAGCGGACTATTTCGCTGGACGATCTAGCCAGAATTGCGCGTGTCGGCAGCCCGGTCATCTCTCCCGACGGAACATTGCTGCTCTATTCCGTCTCGCGCATTGATACCAAAGAGGATAAGGGGCACTCCGAACTTTGGATGGTTCGCTGGGATGGCAGCAATGCCGTGCAACTGACGTTCGGCAAAGATTCAGCTTCGCGCCCCGCCTTCAGCCCCGACGGCAAATACATTTCATTTCTGTCCTCCCGCGCAGGTAAAGCCAAGGGAACCCAGGTCTGGGTGTTGAATCGCATGGGCGGCGAGGCCGATCAGTTCACCGGAATCACCGAGCAGGAGCTGCATGATTACGCCTGGTCTCCCGATAGCAAGCACCTGCTGCTGACCTTGGAACCCAAGTCCGAGCCGGATGGCGAAGAAGGCAAGCCGACCCCACCAAAGCCGATTGTGATCGACCGTTATCACTTTAAGCAGGACATTGAAGGCTATCTGGGCAATGATCAGCGAGAGGCCTTGTATCTGTACGATCTCTCAACCAAAAAGTTCGAGAAACTGACGACAGATAAAAATGTGGAAGAAGGCAAGGCCATCTGGTCTCCCAACGGAGCCTGGATCGCGTATGTAAGCAATCACGATGAAGATCCGGACCGCTCCGACAATAGCGATGTATTTGTCGTTGCAACCAAGTCCGGCTCGACCGCCAAAAAGCTCACCAACTGGATCGGTCCCGATGGCGGTCGTCTGGCCTGGTCACCGGATTCCAAGTCGATCGCCTACACCCAGGGCGCCAAGCCTGAATTGGGAGCCTACAGCCAGGCAAGGCCCGCACTGGTCACCGTAGATGGCGCCGTGAGCTATCCCGCCGCGAAGCTCGACCGCAGCGTCAGCCAGCCATGCTTCCTGACAGACGGCAAGCTGCTCTACCTGGTCAACGATGACCGCTCGGAATATCCGGCAGAGGTCGAGCTGGCAGGGGACGGAGTGCATCGCCTCCTGAGCGAGTCCGGCACCACGACCTCTCTGGAGTGCGTCGCCGGACACATTGCCGTAGGGCATACAGACGATACCCATTTCGGAGAGATCTACGCGCTGGAAGGCAATTCTCTTCGACAGTTGAGCAGGCAAAACGATGCGCTCCAGGCTGAACTGACACTGGTGCCAACCGAAGACTTTACGTCAAAGAGCAAGGACGGAACAGAAGTCCACGGGCTCCTGACCAGGCCGGTTGGATACAAGGCGGGCCAAAAGGTGCCGACGATCCTGTTCATTCACGGCGGACCAAACGGCCAGGATGATCACAGCTTTGCCTTTGAACGCCAATGGTTCGCAGCGCACGGATATGCCGAAATCAACGTGAACTATCGCGGCAGTTCCGGTCGTGGGCAGGATTACGCAAAAGCCATCTTCGCCGACTGGGGACATCTGGAAGTCATCGATCTGCTTGGAGCGGTCGACGAAGTAGTGAAGATGGGCGTAGCCGATCCGGCCAAGCTGGGTATCGGAGGCTGGAGCTACGGCGGCATCCTGACGGATTACACCACCGCCTCTGACGATCGGTTCAAGGCCGCGATCAGCGGTGCCGGTTCCGCTGCCCCGCTCTCGTTCTATGGCTCGGATGAATACGTCCTGCAATACGACAACGAGCTGGGCGTACCGTGGAAGGCCCGGGATCTGTATCTGAAACTGAGCTACCCGTTATTGGAGGCAGACAAGCGGATGCACACCCCGACCCTGTACATGGGCGGGATAAACGACTTCAACGTACCGATCATCGGCGGAGAGCAGATGTATCAGGCGTTGAAGTCGCTCCATGTCCCGACCGAACTGATCGTGTACCCAGGCCAGTTCCACGGTTTCACCCGGCCAAGCTTCATCAAGGACAGAT
- a CDS encoding DsbA family protein, translating to MRFVPSRLALLSIVFVFAIAVGCKAQETKDANSVKDPVLARKIEVLVRSQFNVPPEYNVTLGARKAGTIPGYDTLQITISRGARTTSTDFLISTDNNSLARLETFSLANIPASNIPVDKRPIRGNPAAKVTVINFDDLECPYCARMHQELFPLTLERYKDKVRFIYKDDPLTDLHPWAMHAAVNAGCIADQNDKAYWGYVDYLHAHGQEVTGEDRNPQKSFVELDKIAREQGKIFSLDAAKLDACLQKQDETAIRASMKEAESLGVDGTPSLFVDGEHINGALPAEQVWMVIDRALRAAGIEPPPPPATTPTPAPGLGQ from the coding sequence GTGCGTTTTGTCCCGTCCCGATTAGCTTTGTTATCGATAGTTTTTGTTTTTGCGATTGCAGTAGGCTGCAAAGCGCAGGAGACGAAAGATGCGAACAGCGTAAAAGATCCTGTATTAGCTCGCAAAATTGAGGTGCTCGTTCGCTCGCAATTCAACGTGCCGCCGGAGTACAACGTGACCTTGGGAGCGCGCAAGGCAGGCACGATCCCTGGCTACGACACTCTGCAAATTACCATCTCTCGCGGAGCACGCACGACGAGCACGGACTTCCTGATTTCTACGGACAATAACTCCCTTGCCCGGCTGGAGACCTTCAGCCTCGCCAATATTCCTGCATCGAATATTCCAGTCGACAAGCGCCCAATTCGCGGTAACCCGGCGGCCAAGGTCACGGTCATCAATTTTGACGATCTGGAATGCCCCTACTGCGCGCGCATGCATCAGGAGCTTTTCCCTCTGACCCTGGAGCGCTACAAGGATAAAGTTCGCTTTATCTACAAGGACGATCCGCTGACCGATTTACACCCCTGGGCCATGCATGCTGCGGTCAACGCCGGCTGCATCGCCGATCAGAATGACAAGGCTTATTGGGGCTACGTGGATTATCTGCACGCTCACGGCCAGGAGGTCACGGGCGAAGATCGCAATCCTCAAAAGAGCTTTGTAGAGCTCGACAAGATCGCGCGCGAGCAGGGGAAAATCTTCTCTCTCGATGCGGCCAAACTGGATGCGTGCCTGCAAAAGCAGGACGAAACAGCGATTCGCGCGTCTATGAAAGAGGCTGAGAGCCTCGGCGTGGACGGTACGCCTTCCCTCTTCGTCGACGGTGAGCACATTAATGGTGCGCTGCCCGCTGAGCAGGTCTGGATGGTGATTGATCGTGCCTTACGCGCAGCCGGGATTGAACCTCCCCCGCCTCCGGCAACTACTCCGACTCCTGCCCCTGGTTTAGGGCAGTAG
- a CDS encoding SurA N-terminal domain-containing protein, producing the protein MAQALKFSVIRNVPVLFLAAGLLSVGVIGCHQAPSPEVMATVNGKQIVQADVDRLYKQSMGQTPQAPSPEQAAIVRLNILRGLIDDEIVQQRAAKLNLVATDEEVNAKLTEFKAPYTQEEFESQLKAKNLTLEELKRDIRRTITKSKLINKEIESKINVTDSEISDYYTVHKAEFNLIEPQYRLAEIVVTNQPAKQVSNLQNSKAMNDADAKKKIQMLRNRLDSGDDFASLAMNYSEDQFANNGGDVGPVYESSVRSTYPEVFAAIDKLKAGQTTDVLPITQGEGSSRKTVGYALYMLIQKSPAGQREITDPRTRQTIRQTLRDSHAQLLQNAYYEMLHNDSKVHNYYAEQILKQGAS; encoded by the coding sequence TTGGCGCAAGCTTTGAAGTTTTCTGTAATTCGCAATGTACCCGTGCTCTTTCTCGCCGCGGGGCTGCTTTCCGTTGGCGTTATCGGCTGCCACCAGGCTCCGTCGCCGGAAGTGATGGCTACTGTCAACGGCAAGCAGATCGTGCAGGCGGATGTCGACCGCCTTTACAAGCAAAGTATGGGGCAAACTCCGCAGGCTCCCTCACCGGAGCAGGCCGCGATAGTGCGCCTCAATATCCTGCGCGGCTTGATCGATGACGAGATCGTACAGCAGCGAGCAGCGAAGCTGAATCTTGTGGCTACGGATGAAGAAGTCAATGCCAAGTTGACTGAATTCAAAGCGCCCTATACGCAGGAAGAGTTTGAGAGCCAGCTCAAGGCAAAGAATCTCACCCTCGAAGAACTGAAGCGCGATATCCGGCGTACGATCACCAAGAGCAAGCTGATCAATAAAGAAATCGAATCCAAGATCAACGTCACGGACTCGGAAATCAGCGACTACTATACGGTGCATAAGGCGGAGTTCAACCTGATTGAGCCGCAATATCGGCTGGCCGAAATTGTCGTTACCAACCAGCCGGCCAAGCAGGTCAGCAACCTCCAAAACAGCAAGGCGATGAACGACGCGGACGCCAAGAAAAAGATACAGATGCTGCGCAATCGTCTCGATAGCGGCGACGACTTTGCCTCTCTGGCAATGAACTACTCAGAGGATCAGTTTGCCAACAATGGCGGGGACGTTGGCCCCGTTTATGAGTCCTCTGTTCGAAGTACTTACCCTGAAGTATTTGCCGCGATAGACAAACTAAAGGCGGGGCAGACAACAGACGTGCTTCCTATCACGCAGGGGGAGGGTTCCAGCCGCAAGACTGTTGGCTATGCCCTTTATATGCTCATACAGAAAAGCCCGGCAGGCCAAAGAGAAATCACGGACCCGCGAACACGACAGACCATTCGCCAGACTCTGCGCGATAGTCATGCGCAGCTACTGCAGAACGCTTATTACGAAATGCTCCACAACGATTCCAAGGTTCACAATTACTATGCTGAGCAGATCCTGAAACAAGGCGCAAGCTAA
- a CDS encoding tetratricopeptide repeat protein, with product MNRIARLPVLAAVLVAMMVSMTGCDRLKARDQLNKGVEAFKAGRYEAAIHFFQNAENLDPKLPTAKVFLATALSQNVVPGLTSPENMKTAQQAIDTYQQVLTDDPTDINSLKGVASLYFNTKRLNEAKDWQKKVLAVDPKDPEAAYTVGVIDWTQAHENLLKALPAGVNDDGVGNVKAMVKSTCSEIQKQNGPLVEEGLKYLNLAVQNRPNYDDAMQYLNLVYRRKADVDCGDEAARKADVDSATDWSHKAMGTRKENEAKKDKGPGGIVMDSSGNMK from the coding sequence ATGAATCGAATCGCACGTCTGCCGGTGCTAGCGGCTGTCCTGGTCGCCATGATGGTTTCGATGACCGGATGCGACCGTCTGAAAGCCCGGGACCAACTCAACAAGGGAGTAGAAGCGTTCAAGGCCGGAAGGTATGAAGCCGCTATTCACTTTTTTCAAAATGCCGAAAATCTGGACCCGAAGCTTCCGACCGCGAAGGTATTTCTTGCCACGGCCCTCTCACAGAATGTCGTACCAGGATTGACTTCTCCTGAAAATATGAAGACGGCTCAACAGGCCATCGACACATATCAACAGGTGCTTACAGATGATCCCACTGACATCAACAGCCTCAAGGGCGTAGCCAGCCTTTACTTCAACACCAAGCGCCTCAACGAAGCTAAGGATTGGCAGAAGAAGGTCCTAGCCGTTGATCCCAAGGACCCTGAAGCGGCCTACACCGTCGGCGTTATCGACTGGACGCAGGCACACGAAAACCTTCTGAAAGCATTACCCGCTGGCGTGAATGACGACGGTGTGGGCAATGTAAAAGCGATGGTAAAAAGCACTTGCTCTGAAATTCAGAAGCAGAATGGCCCGCTCGTAGAAGAAGGTCTGAAGTACCTCAATCTGGCCGTTCAAAATCGCCCCAATTATGACGACGCAATGCAATATCTAAATCTCGTCTATCGCCGCAAGGCAGACGTAGATTGTGGCGATGAAGCAGCCCGTAAGGCAGATGTCGATTCCGCAACGGACTGGAGCCACAAGGCTATGGGCACCCGTAAGGAAAACGAAGCAAAGAAGGACAAGGGCCCCGGCGGCATCGTTATGGATTCAAGCGGAAACATGAAGTAG
- a CDS encoding ExbD/TolR family protein gives MAMTGGSGPGGISSDINVTPLIDVLLVLLIIFMVIVPVVPKGLDALVPQPPKDPQKQQPDNDRAIVVSVLHSNGSTVAYKINQDDVARGDLLARLTTIYSNRAERVMFIKGDDEVNFAQVADVIDIGHAAGVDHVGLITPKIAAGQ, from the coding sequence ATGGCAATGACAGGTGGGTCTGGTCCTGGAGGAATATCCTCCGACATTAACGTAACGCCGCTGATCGACGTACTGTTGGTTCTTTTGATCATCTTCATGGTCATCGTTCCAGTCGTACCGAAGGGTCTGGACGCGCTGGTTCCCCAGCCGCCTAAAGATCCGCAAAAACAGCAGCCAGATAACGATCGCGCCATCGTGGTGTCAGTCCTGCACTCCAATGGTTCGACGGTTGCATACAAGATCAATCAGGACGACGTCGCCCGTGGAGATCTTCTGGCCCGGTTGACAACGATCTACTCAAATCGCGCAGAACGTGTAATGTTTATCAAGGGCGATGACGAAGTGAATTTCGCACAGGTCGCGGATGTGATCGATATTGGTCATGCTGCCGGTGTAGATCACGTTGGATTGATCACCCCCAAGATCGCTGCAGGACAGTAG
- a CDS encoding ExbD/TolR family protein, with protein MGISVRNEGAKVNSNINVTPMVDVMLVLLIIFMVITPMLQNKVNVDLAKTDNPQPMADADKEDAIVVAVTRDGTVYLGQDKVAPSELGGKVRDKLADKPGKEIFVRADARAKYLDVENAIDDVRTAGVESVGLLTEKRQTPGAPE; from the coding sequence ATGGGCATTTCAGTACGCAACGAAGGCGCCAAGGTTAACTCGAACATCAACGTCACCCCCATGGTGGACGTAATGCTCGTGTTGCTGATCATCTTCATGGTCATCACTCCGATGCTCCAGAATAAGGTCAACGTAGATCTGGCAAAGACAGATAATCCACAGCCCATGGCAGATGCGGATAAAGAAGACGCGATTGTCGTTGCCGTGACCCGCGACGGTACCGTCTATCTTGGGCAGGACAAGGTCGCGCCCTCCGAGCTTGGGGGCAAAGTACGCGACAAGCTTGCCGATAAGCCCGGCAAGGAGATCTTCGTACGTGCCGATGCACGTGCCAAGTATCTTGATGTTGAGAACGCGATTGATGATGTCCGCACCGCGGGCGTCGAATCTGTCGGGTTGCTGACCGAAAAACGGCAGACACCCGGGGCACCAGAGTAA
- a CDS encoding MotA/TolQ/ExbB proton channel family protein yields the protein MILAQFAHLASHPISLAMFQDAAAGPDFSLVGLWTNMGYFAKGIAVVLFIMSIWSLAVMIDRYLYFTAARKQSREFAPKVAGALKDSKLDEAIKIADRSKKSHLAEVVTAGLQEFKSSGGAVNEETIESSKRALERAEAIVHAKLKRGLGVLATIGATAPFVGLLGTVMGILNAFQQIATQKSSGIGAVAGGISEALVTTAFGLLVAIPAVMTFNYFSGRVEAFDVEMDNSSSELVDYFIKQSHKR from the coding sequence GTGATTCTCGCTCAATTTGCACATCTCGCCTCACACCCGATCAGCCTTGCCATGTTCCAGGACGCAGCCGCAGGCCCTGACTTCAGCCTCGTTGGTCTCTGGACCAACATGGGTTACTTCGCCAAGGGCATCGCAGTCGTGCTCTTCATCATGTCCATCTGGTCTCTCGCGGTCATGATCGATCGTTACCTTTACTTCACAGCAGCCCGCAAGCAGTCCCGCGAGTTTGCTCCTAAGGTCGCTGGCGCTCTGAAAGACAGCAAGCTCGATGAAGCGATCAAGATCGCCGATCGCAGCAAGAAGTCGCACCTTGCAGAAGTTGTCACTGCCGGTCTCCAGGAGTTCAAGAGCTCTGGCGGCGCAGTCAACGAAGAGACCATCGAGAGCTCCAAGCGCGCTCTTGAGCGGGCTGAAGCCATCGTGCATGCCAAGCTGAAGCGCGGTCTGGGCGTTCTCGCCACCATCGGCGCGACGGCTCCATTCGTTGGTTTGCTCGGTACGGTTATGGGTATTTTGAACGCCTTCCAGCAGATCGCAACCCAGAAGTCTTCGGGTATCGGTGCAGTCGCAGGCGGTATTTCAGAAGCCCTGGTAACGACCGCATTCGGACTGCTCGTGGCTATCCCGGCAGTTATGACCTTCAACTACTTCAGCGGACGCGTGGAAGCCTTCGACGTCGAGATGGATAACTCATCGAGCGAGCTGGTTGACTACTTCATCAAGCAGAGCCACAAGCGCTAA
- a CDS encoding energy transducer TonB encodes MFEDSTFESSNRIKKRNPWVIATFAINIGILAGAIIYPLINYEALPKASLVTLLTAPPPPPPPPPPPPPDVPHPQVKPQLMNNELMAPTKIPKKIVQVEEKEAPPSTSFGVAGMEGSAGGVAGGVIGSVFGTGPAKPVVKQEPPKKVNISQGVATGLLMQKVLPVYPAIAKAARVQGTVVLQASISKTGGIINLRVLSGPAMLQQAAMDAVRNWRYKPYLLNGDPVEVETTVNVVFSLGG; translated from the coding sequence ATGTTTGAAGATTCAACGTTCGAATCCAGCAACCGGATCAAAAAGAGAAACCCCTGGGTGATCGCCACATTTGCGATCAACATAGGAATCCTCGCCGGCGCGATCATATACCCTTTGATCAATTATGAGGCGCTGCCCAAGGCCTCGTTGGTTACGTTGCTGACGGCTCCTCCACCGCCGCCACCACCGCCGCCACCACCACCACCGGATGTTCCGCATCCGCAGGTGAAGCCTCAGTTGATGAACAATGAATTGATGGCTCCCACCAAGATTCCCAAAAAGATTGTGCAGGTTGAGGAAAAAGAAGCTCCTCCATCCACGAGCTTTGGAGTTGCCGGTATGGAAGGCTCAGCAGGCGGCGTAGCTGGCGGCGTAATTGGTAGCGTTTTCGGCACCGGTCCTGCGAAGCCAGTCGTCAAGCAGGAGCCTCCCAAGAAGGTCAACATCTCTCAGGGTGTCGCTACCGGATTGCTGATGCAGAAAGTTCTGCCCGTTTATCCAGCGATTGCAAAGGCAGCCCGCGTTCAGGGAACGGTCGTCCTTCAGGCGTCCATCTCCAAGACCGGTGGGATTATCAATTTACGCGTTCTGAGTGGACCTGCAATGTTGCAGCAGGCCGCAATGGATGCCGTGAGAAATTGGCGCTACAAGCCGTATCTTCTCAACGGCGATCCCGTTGAGGTAGAAACTACTGTCAACGTTGTCTTCAGCCTGGGTGGCTGA
- the secF gene encoding protein translocase subunit SecF, which yields MELFHNANIDWLGRKWYFLGFSLIFSVAGLISMGLHLAHTGSPVPLGVDFRGGTQVLVQFQNDPDVNQIRKATEAAGVNAKIVNYDTPDKREMLISLPEQSDASVDSGRKQIVDALQAHYANHATVVRVESVGPTVGQQLEKQAGLATLYSLIGMLIYLWFRFELIYGVAAVVAVFHDTLITVGFFALFDKEVSLTVIAAILTLVGYSMNDTIVVFDRIRENLRLSRRESLTDVVNRSINQTLSRTVLTSGLTFLTVLALYLFGGEVLRGFSFALVVGILIGTYSSIAVAAPMLVAYQGWRGSKGKAAVLPSAKRSKA from the coding sequence GTGGAACTCTTTCACAATGCAAATATCGACTGGCTGGGGAGGAAGTGGTATTTCCTCGGCTTTTCATTGATCTTCAGCGTGGCCGGCCTGATCTCCATGGGCCTGCATCTGGCGCATACCGGCAGCCCTGTGCCACTGGGCGTCGACTTCCGCGGCGGCACGCAGGTTCTGGTGCAGTTTCAGAATGATCCCGACGTAAACCAGATCCGCAAGGCAACTGAAGCTGCAGGCGTCAACGCGAAAATCGTCAACTATGACACCCCTGACAAGCGCGAGATGCTGATCAGTCTTCCTGAGCAATCCGATGCATCCGTGGATTCAGGACGGAAGCAGATCGTGGACGCGCTGCAGGCCCACTACGCCAATCATGCGACTGTCGTGAGGGTTGAGTCCGTCGGGCCAACCGTCGGGCAGCAGTTGGAGAAGCAGGCTGGCCTGGCGACGCTCTATTCGCTCATCGGCATGCTCATCTATCTCTGGTTCCGATTCGAGCTCATCTACGGCGTGGCTGCTGTTGTCGCGGTCTTTCACGACACGCTCATCACCGTCGGCTTCTTCGCTTTGTTCGATAAGGAGGTAAGCCTCACCGTCATCGCGGCCATCCTCACGCTTGTCGGTTATTCGATGAACGATACGATCGTTGTCTTCGACCGTATTCGCGAGAACCTGCGCCTGTCCCGTCGTGAGAGCCTCACAGACGTGGTAAACCGTAGCATTAATCAGACTTTGAGCCGAACTGTGCTCACTTCCGGATTGACATTCCTTACTGTGCTCGCGTTATATCTGTTTGGCGGCGAAGTATTGCGTGGCTTCTCATTCGCATTGGTCGTAGGCATTTTGATCGGCACGTATTCCTCTATCGCGGTCGCCGCTCCCATGCTCGTGGCCTATCAGGGATGGCGTGGCAGCAAGGGGAAGGCCGCAGTTTTGCCTTCAGCCAAGCGCAGCAAAGCATAA
- the secD gene encoding protein translocase subunit SecD — protein sequence MKKNLNGKIAIIFGVLLVCLYGIFGIPKGVTGAAITSAITQRIHLGLDLRGGAHLVLQVHVKDAVRADADNTVARIEQDLQTNHLTFTQVVPNPDSPHIITVSGIDPTKSSDVRNELSDRYGVEYDIASLSGGNGFTLTMKPSLLADLESKAVDQSIDTIRDRVDQLGVSEPEIQRYGLGENQILVELPGIDNLDRVSDIIQSTSRLEVHEVTGDPQGYASEQEALTSVNGSLPPDELILHGDSQGITSDSQDHVFRLKRVSIVGGRDFRDASAIDSSDTGRQGVNFVLTNAGGERFYDYTSTHIHTYMAIVLGSRVKNVAIINGAIRDNGQIEGQFSKEQIETLSFTLRTGALPASITQLEARTVGASLGSDSIKQGVVAAVAGMLAVMVFMLIYYRGAGINADLALFLNLVILLGFMGYSHATLTLPGIAGVILTIGMGVDSNVLIFERIREEMRAGKGPAQAVDQGFAHAWITIVDTHVTTIVSAAILFMFGTGPVKGFAVTLTFGLLANLFTAVFVSRVIFDSHVNHKLAGQKLSI from the coding sequence ATGAAGAAAAATCTGAACGGCAAGATTGCAATTATCTTTGGCGTCCTGTTGGTATGCCTTTACGGCATCTTTGGCATTCCCAAAGGTGTAACGGGAGCAGCCATCACGAGTGCGATCACACAACGCATTCATCTGGGGCTCGATCTGCGCGGCGGCGCCCATCTGGTGTTGCAGGTGCACGTGAAGGATGCTGTAAGAGCGGACGCAGACAATACCGTGGCCCGCATCGAGCAGGATTTGCAGACGAATCATCTGACGTTCACGCAGGTGGTTCCGAATCCGGATTCCCCGCATATCATCACGGTTTCCGGCATCGACCCAACCAAGTCCAGCGATGTTCGCAATGAACTGAGCGACCGCTACGGCGTGGAATACGACATCGCAAGCCTCAGCGGCGGTAACGGCTTCACTCTTACCATGAAGCCTTCTCTACTGGCCGATCTGGAATCGAAGGCGGTTGATCAGTCGATCGACACCATTCGTGACCGCGTAGACCAACTAGGCGTAAGCGAGCCCGAGATTCAACGCTACGGATTGGGCGAAAACCAGATCCTCGTTGAGCTGCCGGGCATCGACAACCTGGACCGCGTAAGCGACATTATTCAGTCCACCTCGCGCCTTGAGGTGCATGAAGTGACTGGTGATCCGCAGGGCTATGCCAGCGAGCAGGAAGCATTGACCAGCGTGAACGGATCGCTTCCTCCGGATGAGTTGATACTCCACGGAGACAGCCAGGGCATCACTTCCGACTCCCAGGATCACGTCTTCCGGCTCAAGCGCGTTTCCATCGTCGGTGGACGCGACTTCCGCGACGCGAGTGCGATTGACTCCAGCGACACCGGCCGTCAGGGCGTGAACTTCGTGCTGACCAACGCAGGCGGAGAGCGCTTCTACGACTACACCTCCACGCACATTCACACCTACATGGCGATCGTTCTCGGCAGCCGTGTAAAGAATGTAGCCATCATCAACGGCGCGATTCGGGACAACGGCCAGATTGAAGGCCAGTTCAGCAAAGAGCAGATCGAGACGCTTTCCTTCACCCTGCGTACAGGCGCACTTCCGGCCAGCATCACGCAGCTTGAGGCGCGTACCGTTGGAGCTTCGCTCGGCTCCGACTCCATCAAGCAGGGAGTTGTAGCTGCCGTAGCAGGCATGCTGGCCGTCATGGTCTTCATGCTGATCTACTATCGAGGCGCGGGTATCAATGCGGATCTCGCACTCTTCCTGAACCTCGTGATCCTGCTCGGATTCATGGGCTACAGCCACGCTACTCTCACGCTGCCGGGCATCGCCGGAGTCATCCTGACCATCGGTATGGGTGTCGACTCCAACGTGCTCATCTTCGAGCGTATTCGCGAAGAGATGCGCGCGGGCAAAGGTCCTGCGCAGGCCGTGGATCAGGGCTTTGCTCATGCATGGATCACGATCGTCGATACGCACGTAACGACCATCGTTTCGGCAGCGATTCTGTTCATGTTCGGCACCGGTCCGGTAAAGGGATTTGCCGTCACGCTGACGTTCGGTCTGTTGGCGAATTTGTTCACCGCTGTCTTTGTTTCACGCGTGATTTTCGACTCGCATGTGAATCACAAGCTGGCAGGTCAAAAGCTCTCGATTTAG